A window of Limanda limanda chromosome 4, fLimLim1.1, whole genome shotgun sequence genomic DNA:
TGAAATGACCGGCACAATATCAtcactgatcaccacataatgatcgACACTTTCCTTAAATGAGTTAAGTCTTTCTTTGTTGAACCATTTAGAGAGGTggaaacaatttaaatataaaataagtaACTATgtataaacaatatttttcaCTAAAAGGAGGTAAAAATGTATTGGTCCGGAGTTAATCTCAATCTCTTTGCATACACTTTGTTTATCGTTTTGTTTAACTTTGTCTCTTTGAGGTATGCCCCATTATCTTGTTTTCAATCTGTAGTCATTTCACATCCTTTGTGGACATTATGCCTTTTCTTTGCAATAGTTGTTTTCACCTTTATGTCAGTGCATTCATGCAACTTTGTGAATCTTACCATCTTAAAATAATTGGATTAATTAATGAAATGCATAGGACTGTCACTGGTAAAGGATTTTCCCCTGTGGCGTTTGGTTTTAGGAAATTACCTCATTTATAAAAGCCTTAATGTTCAGCTAGTATTAAGTTGAggtttgaaaataaatgttaaaaaataaccaaaatgaCCTTTCACCCGATGATAAAAACATAGACGTGTTAAAGCTGTGAATTAATATGGTCTGACCAAATGTGTGGCAGTCAGATCATTCACACAGATtagcaaagaaaaacagcagattGACTGTCGCCGTCTTAATCACATTTCATACTGTTCAAGAAGCCCAAGTGCAATTCTTTGAAATCAGTCTGTAATGTCCTGGCATGACATCTACACAAACCGTTTCCTCCATCAGTTCTgcattttcagattttcctGTGTTCTTACTTGTTAGTTAACAGACGTTTGACAGTGTGAAACAGTCACGTTCTGTTACACCATGACATGTTTCCTAAGCACTGGGCTTGGTTACATAAAGTGACATAAGACTTCAAGACGTCATATTGCTCTTTGATTAGTCTAATGAgagtttaacagttttttaaaacagacaaaaaaagactGACTTGTTTTCTGGCTCAAAAGGTAAGACGCCGTACCTTCAGGCTAAATGACACATTAAGAAGCCACGCCCCCACAGCTCTGCATCAGGTCTGAACCAATTTTAGATTTCatgccacttttttttttaatcttattacaaacactgatgaatTTTCACAGCTAAACCTCCTGTTACAAATATCTGCTGGTGTGAAGGCGAGGTGTGATGTAGTTGCTTGGTCAGAAATGCTTTGAGGTGCTTTCTCACCAACCTTGTTTGGAGTGAAAAGGTACCTCAAACTATGGTCTGGACCAACGGACCACAACTGAGTCCAACCAAAAGAGGTTATGGATAAAACTGGACCATGGTTCTGTTTGTTTGCCTTGTGAAAATCTGTTTGGACTTTCAGACCACTAATACGAAGTTGACATTTAAGCATAAACTCAGCAAAAGTGAAAACGTTAGCGGTCCCTCCAGACACTGAGATGCCTTGGGTTGTTTTGGGAAACTGACCACAGAATTATTAGTACAGACTGTCGGCTTGAATTTAACTGAAGTGACCAAAACTGAATCCGACCACTAAGGGACAGGGATACATATGACATTTTCTTCAGGTGTTCCTGACAAAGCATGCTCACAAGAATGAGAAAGTGGTGAGGTAACACCAAAATCTAACCAGGTCATCCTTGTGTTCCAGTCAACATTTCTACCAAGTTAAAAGAAGTACTTTCAAGGGGTTCAGAAACAAACTCCAAAACATAACACCTCTGGCCACATTAGTCCCTGGTGCAgaagcatgaaaaaaaaaaaaaaagtggcaaACAGTGAGTTGTCTTCTCACCTCAGCACAGGTCGGGTGAATGCCAATGGTGCCGTCCAGCTGCTCCTTGGTGACTCTACATTTCATGGCTGTACCGAAACCCTGCGTCACCTCTCCTGCGTTGGGGCCCAGGTAGTGGAACCCAATGACTCGATCCTACAAAACCAAAACATCATTTATGTGACATGTCAAGGAGTTAAAGTTGTTAGTTGCTATGTTCTTAGTTCTCACAAATATATTAAAGTATTACTGATCTCACATTGTCGAGTTTATTGCAGATGATCTTGGCGTAGCATTTGTTGTTGTCTCTGCCAGGCACAGTGAACTCCAGAGGCCAGAACAGACTGTGGTACACCTGAACacagacaacaaacacagtgaAGGTCCATGGCCGTAAACAGCAACCAGCTGCATCTTATAAATAAAATGCCTAGATCCGTGGCGTGAAATGAATACAACACAGGGATTGTataactgaaataaaatgaatggaGCGATATATATCTTGTGGCTGTCACACGGACCATCAACACAAAAAATAGGAGACAGATAAGAGCAGTGATTGTCACATAGTTACAAATATGCAGTCGACAAAACTATCTGACTGGACAAGTTCTTTTATTGTCAGAGGCAACAAACTTCATCTCAAAAATACAGGTTTACCAACATGCCAAAGTGAGTCAGCACAGTTCAATGTTCACAGTAAGTTGAACGTGATAACTAATAAATTATTCAgatgagtctgtgtgagagcgTGCATGTGTTACCTCCAGGTTGTCTAGCCCGTAGAGCTCAGTGGCTTTGTCCTCTGACAGACCGCAGGAGCCGTACTCCAGTGGAGTGAAAACAGTCGTGGGAACGTTGATGTAGTCACACTGCACAAACAGATATTTAATAATTACTCTTGGTTGTCAGTTACAATAAAACCTCCTATTGTCTCATGTTGCGAGATTGTGCAGAGGGAATCATTGAGTTCGTCAGTCCAAGTGTCTCTTGATGCCCGTGTACCTTGAGCGTTGATCCCCCATAAAGGCGTCGTGCTAGCAGCTTGCCAGCCTGGATGGCGACAGGCGTCAGCTCCCACTTGCCCTCCAGAATGTCTCCGATGGCGTAGATATGGGGCACATTGGTCTGCTCTTCATCGTTCACTGGAATTTTTCCATTCCTAGAGGTTGGTATGGAGAATTCAGCAAGGAAGAATAAAACATACTTGATCTAAATGTTGTGGCTTTTTAGTGTAATGAATGACATGTATTTGCCTACAATTTAACCAATATTATATCTGACAGTGCGCTTAGTATATCTGGTGAGTTTCATTCACAGCGCTGATCAGATGACACAACATCGTGTCAAGCTAATCTGATTGTTTCGACGCCCGGAGTGAGAGATGCAAGTTTTGCATCTACACGCATCTTTGCATCGACTTTGAATGCATTGCGTGTTCAGTGTGAACGCACCGTAAGGTCATGTTTGGCTGCATGGAGCGATGTGTGTGGAGCAGTATTTTTTATAAACCATGTTTACATTCTACTCTGTCAAGCAGCAGATCATGCAAACCTTAAAGTGGCCCCTGACTCCGGGGGCCCTGAGGCTTTGTGTCAGCTTCATCTAAATACTACTATGGTCATAAGACTGGGGCATATGACTCAGAGCACTCTCATAAACTGGCCTCATGCTCTCTTAATCCCTGTTAGCCTCAGTCTGAACCGTTCAGTCATTCAAAAGAGGTAGAAAGATATCCTCAAAGAAAATGCTACAATTCAGTAACATTAGCAATATATTATCAACTGCAAAACATTCCATTTAGCTCTAGTTTTCTAACCAGATCCCTGAAATTACTAACAGGTAGGAAAGAGGGGAAAAGGAAATGCATAGAAGAGGAACATGAAGCCAAACTGAGTCAAAGCAATCTGAGTAGATGATGTAAAGTAATGACAACTGCATGTTAAGCTCTTACACTTTGATAACCTGTTGAAAACCTGCTGACACTGTATGAAGGCTTTCTCACTTTACTAACAAGACAACCCCCCCTCCTTCTTCTTGATAAAATCCCcagcacacgcacgcacgcacaaccCCCGAAGAGAGCCACAGGACGGAAAGAACTGCTGAATCACTATGACTGCACTATGAGTCTTAAAGGCACAGGCTGCAATGAGTAAtaaacagggttcatacacattttgaccaatggatttccatgacttttccatgacttttaaccaaatttccatgaccgaacattgcgtgaaatctcggtgtatacgcgaaaaagtgacaaaatgtagtattcaaactaacaatgagaattccaaggcatacagcacaccttaaatgacacaaaccaaagtatgcctgcttatattttgagcatatttctttaaaaatgtatgaattatttaaaactcagcgtaaatgaactagggatgggcattcgattaaattgtcttaatcgatcgtcggaagaattaacgatcaatttttcgattaatcattcatatttttatattaaaattcactatttatagcctatattaaaatgcagtgaaaatagaaaaaacagcgtgtttcctcattgagatctttattacaagattaacaactcttgttgcagttaaacaggatccgttcaatgttacacttgtaaataagcgctgctgtcctcctaagccccgctgagagagcagctagccgctgagagctagctcgatctgacggctctcgacctctcagtccggtcgttgtaacgccctcactcccggaacccctcacccagacccgggtctgtccgggttaccctccgcgtggactgagggtccgtgtgcggacatgaagccgagccgcggaggcttagctccgggctgcttcctccagctgctaacagacacgctgtgctgcgttcagggcaactcggatattccgacctcctgccacatagcgaacatgcaatagtttatcgatgaaaacatgtcatcaatgaaattcttaatgatcaattaatcaatagtcgagtatttatgcccatccctaaaacgaacgacatgaaaataagaatataacaaatttccatgacttttccaaaacttttgggaaattatttttttccatgacttttccaggcctggaaaaacacattttaaaattccatgacttttccaggttttccatgaccgtacgaaccctgaatAAAGAAGACTGCctagttaaaaaaaagatgcaatGGAGATAATAAACTTACTTGGGGTTGACTGTGACGCCTGTTTTGTCCAGTCCAAGCTTGTCTGTGCATGCGTCTCGCCCCACTGCTACCAACACCTGAAGAACAGAGCAaagttttttgttatttgaaaAAAAGTAGGAAATTAcatgtgttaaaataaatagttcCCTTTTTTCATTGTGagaaaattatgaaataaagGGCAATTTCTAAAATCAACATTGTGGTTTTCATCAAACCAGTTTCAAATGAAATCACTCGatactttctttctctttttattcatgtgcactttaatcatttaatttgttACTTTGACCCCAGACAGAATTCTAGTCAATGATTTCTTTAACTATCACACAACTactgttttcttttccattttaagTACAACATATTAATGTGGCAATTGACTATATTATGTCTTTCATGACTGAACACTTTGGAATTCCATACAACATGAGGCCAGAGAGAAACGTCATAAATAACTTGTAGAACATGGAGTAACAGGAAAGATGACACGATAGATGAGTACATACGGTGTTAAACTCTTCCTCGATGATCTCGTCTGAGTCTGTGGACTTAGCTGTCACCTTCAGCCTGCCAGGAGTGCCTGCTTCCAGCTCCTCTATCTGACACACAGATGCAGGAGAGTCAGAGGGGAAAACAATCTTTGACCTTCTGTCAAAGGTTAAGCTTAAAAATAAGATTGTAAGATTTATGATATAATACGTACAGACAATAAACTTGGTTATGCACAGATCACAATCTGCTGACCGCCTGTTGTCTTACAATTTGTAAGATCACGTTTTTTACATCAACATCTATCTTCAAAAAAgtctagttttattttatttactgtgtAATGCATATTTGCCAATTTTAACTTTCGACTATTTTTCAATTTGACAATATTTCCATTGGAGACAGCACCAGTTAACACTCACCTTCACAGGGACATATTTACGGAGGAACTTTACACCATGTTCCTCCATGTGCTCCCCAGCACGGTTGGCCATTTCCTGGTCAAAGCCTCTCAGCAGAATGGACCGCACCATGACGGTAACGTCAATGCCCAGGCCGGCTAGGAAACCACCGCACTCCAGGGCCACGTAGGACGCACCGATAACCAAAGTCTTTCCCGGGCAGTAAGGCAACGAGAAGAGGTCATCGCTTGTGGaataacaaagacaaagagcgGAGGACGTCAAACAGTGAAAGGTAAAAACAAAGCTTCTCCGACAAGCAAACATCACTTTTCAAATTGTTGGTTTGCTTTTTAAGTgagagcaggaagcagaggattcctgattaaatatacaaaatggCAGCTCTTCATACTACATGCTCAGGTAAACAAAACAGTAATGGACACAAAATAACTCTGCATTACAGATGTGTCCAGACTGGGGTTGTGTATTATGTCACACTTCCACCTTTTCTTTGTGGAACTGATTGAGCAGCACGAGACCATTTGCAGTTTGTCAAAACGGCAGCATAATCCCGTGAAAAAACACCACAATCTTACACAACATTTAGACTGCTGGGAGATTAACGGATACCCAGAGGTATTACCACCTGCAGAGGCAACAAGACTCCAGATCATTAAAgggcgtgtttgtgttttcacagatcATGCATCTGCTGAATCCTGGTTCTGCACAGAGCTTTCATTATCAAAGCATGTTATTAGACATGACTGTTATTACAGTACAGCTATCATGTAGCATGTAGTGGACCTTGTGTGCTCACCTGGTGATGCTGTACTCCTTGTCTCCAGGGACGCCCAGATAGCGTGGCCTCTCACCTGTAGCTAGGATAAAAGTTGCTGCGGTATAAAATGTCTCCTTCCCTCGTTTGTTTGTCGCctgtcagaaaacacaaaacagaagcTTTCAAAATATTGTTGAGGCAAGGAGCGGAGTTACAACAAGCAATTCTGACTGATTCGTCAAGAAGAAAATATTTGTCAATGATGTACAGGATGTTTTGAAACATTCATGAATCATGGTGCAGCTAGTAATGTGATCACAAGGAGGAAGGCCAGTGACAACAATGTTGAGATGGCAGCCTGTAGGGGAGGCAAGATGTTTAGCAAGGTCGATTCAAGACAACTGGGTCACCATAACGACAGACTAGATACAAGGAAGACAGCCTATAATAGAGATGAGATTTGAGATGATAACTTGACCAACTAgggtaaaataaattaatatacaTAAAACAATGTTGTCAAGTCTCTTAAGAGTCAAACCAAACCAGCAATCCAAGTtaaacatctgcacacacacacagaaggttCCTTTATATGAAAAGTACTCAGTTACCTTGATTTTGTGTGGTTCAGTGAACTCTGCATAGGCATTGACATAGGTGACATCCTTGTCTCTTAGTGCCACCCTGTAGCCCCAGTTCAACGAGCCAATGTAGCTGCTCACCGCCGTCGTCATCGTCTCCCAGTTGTGTTtcactgaggacagacacacatccACGTAATTAGCAGAATGACAAAACGCACCTCTAGACACGGCTTGCTTCCGATTTACTACAGCTAGCCGTTGAGACTTCATGACTTTGTGGATTGGTTATCTGAGCCCCTAACCTTTCTCGTCAAACTCCCAGCCAAACTTGCGTGCGTCCTGCATGGCAGTACCCAACATGGCCGTCTGGTGCATCAGCTTCTTGGGAATGCAGCCCACGTTCACACAAGTTCCACCAAGACCTGATTGACCCAGCAGAAGCCATGAACGACACAAGGAAATTTTCAGTTAGCAAATAATTACTGTATTACGTGCATCCAAGTCGGTATCCTGAAGTGGAAGCATCTTACCCCAGGTGGTTCCTTTAGGTGTGGGAACAACATA
This region includes:
- the txnrd3 gene encoding thioredoxin reductase 3, with product MPPVDHVTGKNELKSRIEQLIAINQVMVFSKSYCPFCIKVKDLFKELKVECNSVELDLLEDGTSYQEMLLEMTGQKTVPNVFINKTHLGGCDKTMQAYKDGSLQQLLSGENESYDYDLIVIGGGSGGLACSKEAALLGKKVMVLDYVVPTPKGTTWGLGGTCVNVGCIPKKLMHQTAMLGTAMQDARKFGWEFDEKVKHNWETMTTAVSSYIGSLNWGYRVALRDKDVTYVNAYAEFTEPHKIKATNKRGKETFYTAATFILATGERPRYLGVPGDKEYSITSDDLFSLPYCPGKTLVIGASYVALECGGFLAGLGIDVTVMVRSILLRGFDQEMANRAGEHMEEHGVKFLRKYVPVKIEELEAGTPGRLKVTAKSTDSDEIIEEEFNTVLVAVGRDACTDKLGLDKTGVTVNPKNGKIPVNDEEQTNVPHIYAIGDILEGKWELTPVAIQAGKLLARRLYGGSTLKCDYINVPTTVFTPLEYGSCGLSEDKATELYGLDNLEVYHSLFWPLEFTVPGRDNNKCYAKIICNKLDNDRVIGFHYLGPNAGEVTQGFGTAMKCRVTKEQLDGTIGIHPTCAEIFTTMEVTKSSGGDITQSGC